The Pyrenophora tritici-repentis strain M4 chromosome 2, whole genome shotgun sequence genome window below encodes:
- a CDS encoding putative capsule polysaccharide biosynthesis protein: MVKHSILSLTDAHRYDGAEKVSYTCHSLRNVHTWTYTTHTIDYPSIPGTTLSTSPASESQLLHLPTPQPPTPGSKSIFAFWHAGLGALPPCSIRNVVNWHRRFSPLGWTIYVLDTVPGSPLNVSNFIDTSSPSVVPEAFTNGTVKGTYAAQHTSDLIRFPLLLKYGGIYLDVGVLQFGDLDWLWTEHIANPASPYDLAGFTMWDPPEGISIANFFFMCGADNPLVRRSHHLLLKVWEGRTDTTGAHQHPLVNHVPLIPVPEQMVNKAALTDYAIQIQCMGAAQRWKDDDDSWDGPKYVREHCWLYNMVTSAFSHELATDWSGPRQWELLQQKLPQSGEEETKDQALARSIVENTVANTWCLKLGHGFLAELFGSDSLGMLWRKREGSDCEDGTYAGWLRWAEVNLKQDHPPKPLDVPVYEPTMKAKFLA, translated from the exons ATGGTTAAGCATAGTATCTTAAGTTTGACAGATGCACACCGGTATGATGGCGCAGAAAAGGTTTCGTATACATGCCACTCATTACGTAATGTTCATACGTGGACTTACA CAACCCATACCATCGACTACCCCAGCATTCCAGGAACGACGTTGTCAACATCACCGGCATCAGAGTCTCAGCTGTTGCACCTGCCAACCCCGCAACCGCCTACACCGGGATCCAAGTCCATCTTTGCATTCTGGCACGCGGGACTAGGTGCATTGCCACCATGTTCGATACGCAACGTGGTTAATTGGCATCGCCGCTTCTCCCCTCTTGGTTGGACAATCTATGTCCTGGACACCGTACCAGGATCTCCTCTCAATGTTTCCAACTTCATCGACACTTCTTCGCCATCCGTGGTCCCAGAAGCCTTTACCAACGGCACGGTCAAAGGTACATACGCTGCCCAGCATACTTCTGACCTGATTCGCTTCCCACTGCTACTCAAGTACGGCGGCATATACCTTGACGTCGGAGTGTTACAGTTCGGCGACCTGGACTGGCTATGGACCGAGCACATCGCCAATCCCGCATCACCCTACGACCTCGCTGGCTTCACAATGTGGGATCCACCGGAAGGGATTTCTATCGCCAACTTCTTCTTCATGTGTGGAGCTGACAACCCACTTGTTCGACGTTCTCACCATCTTTTACTCAAAGTGTGGGAAGGCAGGACAGATACGACTGGAGCGCATCAACATCCACTCGTCAATCACGTGCCTTTGATACCCGTTCCCGAACAAATGGTCAACAAAGCAGCTCTGACGGATTACGCGATCCAGATTCAGTGCATGGGAGCTGCGCAGCGCTGGAAAGACGATGATGATAGCTGGGACGGGCCAAAATACGTTCGCGAGCATTGCTGGCTCTACAACATGGTTACCAGTGCTTTTTCTCATGAGTTAGCGACGGATTGGAGTGGCCCGCGACAATGGGAGCTGCTGCAGCAGAAGCTACCACAGTCAGGTGAGGAGGAGACCAAAGATCAGGCACTCGCAAGAAGTATCGTTGAAAACACGGTCGCGAACACTTGGTGCTTGAAGCTTGGCCATGGCTTCCTAGCGGAGCTGTTCGGATCAGATTCCTTAGGCATGCTTTGGCGGAAAAGAGAAGGCAGTGACTGCGAGGATGGAACGTATGCAGGGTGGCTGAGATGGGCAGAGGTGAATCTTAAGCAGGATCACCCGCCTAAGCCGTTGGATGTCCCGGTGTATGAGCCAACGATGAAGGCTAAGTTCTTGGCATAG